The genomic interval GCGGGCCAGTAGTTCCTGCGCGACGCTGACGCCGTAATCGTGTGCGACCAAGGCGGTTTCGCGAATGCCCAGGTACCGCCACAGCTCCTCGACCAGCGTGGCCTGCTCGGTGAGGCGGTAATCGTGCCGACGCGGCTTGGCGCTGGCGCCGAACCCCAGGAAGTCCAGAGTGGTTACCCGGCAACCGGATTCGATCAGCGCGGGCAGGACCGGGGCCCAATCGTGCGAGGAGGTCGGATAACCGTGCAGCAGCGTGACCGGGTGACCGTCCTCCGGCCCGTCCTGGCGGTGAAAGATCCGATGCCCGCCCATCTCCACATGGTCGCCCCCGGCGATCCACTCCGCCCGCGACGGATGCATCGGCTACTCCCTTCCCGGCGAGCATCGAGCGACGACGCTCGTGCCGATACCGTACAACCCGGACGGGTTCGCCTCATCCACCCCGCATTCCGCGAGAGTCCGCGCGTGCCTGTCGGACCGGCGCAGTAATCTGCCTGGGTGCCCGAACTCCCGCCCGTCCCGACCCTGCTGGCGACCGCTGTCGAGGCGCTCGGCGGCGCGGCGCGCAAGGGCCAGCAGACCATGGCGGCCGCGGTCGCGCACTCCATCGACACCACGGAGCACCTCGCGGTGCAGGCCGGCACCGGTACCGGCAAGTCGCTGGCCTATCTGGTGCCGAGCCTGCGGCACGCGGTGCAGACCGGCCGCACGGTGGTGGTCTCGACGGCCACCATCGCCCTGCAGCGCCAATTGGTGGACCGCGACCTGCCACGCCTGGCCGAGGCGCTGGAGCAGCCGCTCGGCCGCCGGGCACGGTTCGCTATCCTCAAGGGCCGCAACAACTATCTGTGCCTGAACAAGATCAACAGTGCCGTCCCGGACGAGCCGTCCGACGCCGAACTGTTCGACGCGTTCGCGGTCTCCCGCCTCGGCCGCGAGGTGCAGCGGCTCAACGACTGGGCCTCCGACACCGAGACCGGCGACCGCGACGAGGTGGCCCCGGGCGTCACGGATCGGGCATGGCGGCAGGTCAGCGTGTCCTCCCGGGAGTGTCTGGGCAAGTCGCGCTGCCCGTTCGGCACCGACTGCTTCGCCGAGCGCGCCCGCAGCGAATCCGGCCAGGCCGATGTGGTCGTCACCAATCACGCACTGCTGGCCATCGATGCCATCAGCGGCATCCAGGTGCTGCCCGAGCACGATGTGGTCGTCATCGACGAGGCGCACGAACTGGTCGACCGCGTCACCGGCGTGGCGACCGCCGAACTGTCCACCGCCGCCATCACCGCCGCCGCCAAGCGCTGCGCCAAGCTCGTCGACGAGCAGGAGGTCGACCGGCTCGAGGGCGCCGCCGACGCCTGGCACGCCTTGCTCGAGGAGCTGCCGCCCGGGCGCTGGGACGCGTTGCCCGACGGCGTCTCCCCCGTGCTGGCGCTGATCCGTGATGCCGCCTGGAATCTGCGCACCGCGCTGGCGCCGCCGGGTGTGTCGGCGCCGCAGGGCGATCCGGAGTCCGCCGCGGCCCGCAACCAGGCGGTCGCCGCGGTCGAGGAGGTGCACGACACGGCCGTGCGGGCGCTGACGGCGTTCGAGGAGCCCGACCCGGCCGTGCGCCGCGACGTGCTGTGGCTGTCCGCCGACGAGGTGCGCGGCGTCGCGCGGCGCAGCCTGCACATGGCCCCGCTCTCGGTCGGCGGACTGCTGCGCAGCCGCTTGTTCGGCACCGCCACCGTCATCCTGACCTCCGCGACGTTGCAGGTCGGCGGTTCGTTCGACGGGCTGGCCGTCACCTGGGGCCTGCCGCCGCAGTCGGCGAACCGGGTCGACTCGGCCCTGGCCAACGGCGCCGAGGCGCCTTCGGACCATGCCGCGGTGCGGTGGAATTCGCTGGATGTCGGTTCCCCGTTCGACCACGCCAAGTCCGGAATCCTCTACGTCGCCAAGCACCTTCCGGCTCCGGGCCGCGACGGCATGGCCCCCGCGGCCCTGGACGAGATCGAGCGGCTGATCCGCGCCGCGGGCGGCCGCACTTTGGGCCTGTTCTCCTCGATGCGCGCGGCCAAGGCCGCCACCGAGGTGCTGCGCCAACGACTGGACACGCCCCTGCTGTGCCAGGGCGACGATGCCACCGGGGCCCTGGTCCGCCGCTTCGCCGAGGATGCCGAGACCTCCCTGTTCGGCACGCTGTCGCTGTGGCAGGGCGTCGATGTGCCCGGCCCGTCGCTGAGTCTGGTGATCCTGGACCGCATCCCGTTCCCGCGACCGGACGATCCGCTGCTGGTGGCCCGGCAGCGCGCGGTGGAATCGCGCGGCGGCAACGGATTCATGGCGATCGCGGCCAATCACGCCGCGCTGCTGCTGGCCCAGGGCACCGGCCGACTGCTGCGCAGCACCGACGACCGCGGCGTGGTCGCGGTGCTGGACCCGCGCCTGGTGACCGCGCGTTACGGCGCCTACCTGCGCGCCTCGCTGCCACCGTATTGGGAGACCTTCGACCCGGAGGTGGTGGCCAAGGCCCTGCAACGCCTCACCGCGACCGCGCCGACACCCACCGGCGGCTAAACCTCACGCCGGTGTGAATTAACTCTCAGCCCTTGGCGGAACTTCTATGCGGAACTAAATTGGTCACCGGTACTCCGGTGAACCCCCAATTCCCACATCGGATGTGCCTGTTGCCCCCGCGCCAAGCCCTGCACACGGTGCGGGGGCCCCACTCTTCTGCCGCTTCCGAACTCAGAGCACCCATTTGAGAATCAGGGTCACGACGCCCGCGACGACGGCGAGCACCACCGCGCCCGTTCCCCAGACGACTCCCTGCCGCTGCCACGGGCGGCCGTTGTCGAGCGAGTAGCGCCCCGGCCCGGTGAACGCCAGCGCGGCCGCGGCCACCGCGAACAACAGACCCATCTCGTAACCCGGTCCCTCGGCGCCGCCGAACAGCCCGCTGTGCCAGGTCGCGTTGATCGCGTTGATCATGGTGCCGAGCGCGATGGCGGCGGCGAGCGGCGTGAGCAGGCCCAGCACCAGCAGGCCGCCGCCCACCATTTCACTCAGGCCCGCGAGCGTTCCGAAGAACTTGCCGGGGTTGTAACCCATCTGGTCGAACCCGGATGTGGTGGCGTCCCAACCCATTCCGTCGAACCAGCCGAACAATTTCTGGGCCCCGTGGACGAACAGCAGGCCGCCGAAGACGATTCGCAGGATCAGCAGGCCGATATCGGCGGCGGCGATATCGCCGGTGCGCTGGTCGGGAGCGGTGGTGGTGTGGGCTGTCATGGCGTGTCTCCGAGTTTTCGTTCGTTAGTTTGAGCAAGCAAACCGGACTCTGGTCCGCTTCGTTCACGGGACACAACTCTAGGCGGTTCGATCGATATTCCGCGCGCTACCGGGAAGTTATTCGGCGAGGAAGAAGAAGTACCCGAGAAATACCGCCATAAGCACCCACATCACCCAGTGCACTTCGCGCCCGCGCCCGCGCGCGACCATCACCACCGGATAGAACAGCAGGCCCATGGCGATGCCGTTGGCGATCGAATAGGTCAGCGGCATCATGACCACCGTGATGAACGCGGGAATCGCGTATTCCAGCTTGTGCCATTCGATTTCGCCGAGCGCGCGGGCCATCAGCACCCCGACCACCACGAGCGCCGGCGCGGTCACCGCGGGCGCGCCCGCGACGACGGCGAACAACGGGAAGAAGAACATCGCGACGAGGAACCACGCCGCCGTCGACACCGCGGTCAACCCGGTGCGCCCGCCCGCACTCACGCCCGCGGTGGATTCGACGTACGCGGTGGTGGTGGAGGTGCCGATGATCGCGCCCGCCGTGGTGCCCACCGAATCGGCGGCCAGAGCCTGCGCCGCCCGCGGCAGCCGGCCGTCCGGACCGAGCAGCCCCGCCTGATTGGCGATGCCGATCAACGTGCCCGAGGCATCGAAGAAGTCGACGAACAGCATGGTGAGAACGACGATCGCCATCTGCCCGGTGAACGCGTCGGGCAGGTGGACGAGAGCCTGCCCGAAGGTCTGATCCAGCCCGTGCGGCATGGCGACCACCGAGTCCGGCAACTCCACCAGCCCGCTGACGATGCCGACGACGGTGGTGGCGACGATGCCGTACAGCACCGCGCCGTGCCAGCCGAGCACCATGAAGATCACCGTCAGCAGCAGCCCGAACAGCGCGAGCAGCGTACTACCCTTGGTGAAGTCGCCGAGGTGCACCAGGGTCGCGTCGCTGGCGACCACGACACCGGCGTTCTTCAGGCCGAGGAAGGCCACGAACATGCCGATGCCCGCGCCGACGGCCAGTTTCATCTGCATCGGGATGGCGTCGATGATCTTCTCGCGCACCTTCGTCACGGCCAGCACGAAGAAGATCACCCCGGACAGGAACGTGCCCGACAACGCCTCCTCCCACGGGATGCCCATGCCGAGCACCACCGAATACGCGAAGAAGGCGTTGAGGCCCATACCCGGCGCGAGCGCCACCGGATAGCGCGCCCACAACCCCATGACCAGCGTGCCGAACACGGCGGCGACGGCCGTGGCGGTGAAGACCGCTTGCGTCGGAATACCGAGCGGGCCCAGTTGCCCCCGGTCGCCGAGGACCGACGGATTCACCGCGAGCACATACGACATCGCGAGGAAGGTGACGGTGCCCGCCATGATCTCGCGCTTGTAGGTCGACCCGAGCCGGGTGACCCCGAAGTAGGAGTCGAGGCGACTCTCTGGTCGCGGCTGCGCGTCGGTACTCATCGTGATGTCTCCACCTCGGCCGGAGGAACAATGCCCAGGGCACCGTAGCTGCCGCGAGACACCCGTGCCATTTCAGGACGGCTAACGAGTAGCAATCCAGCCCGGCACCGGTCAGGCGTTACTTGAAGTCACACGCAATCACCGGGCAATTTAATGAAGAATTCGCCTCCAATATGGAGGTTCTTGACCTGGGATGTGGCTGCCGTTACAAATATGTTATCCGCCGAACCGAGCTGTCGTGGCGGCCGAGCGAGAAGTGCAAGCTGTTGGTTACCGATATCGTCGAAGCGGCCACGGAGCTGTCCGCCGACCGCCGCGCAATCTGGGATCTGCTCCTCGATCCCGAAACCTACCCTCGGCTGTTCCCCGGCATCGGCGCCTGCGAACAGTTCGAGAGCGACTCCGGGCCCGCACTGCTGCGCATGCGGCTCGGCGGCGAGACCGGCGAAATCCGCACCTTGGACGTGCACCTGGTCCCCGGGCGAACCTACGAGTTCCTCGAATTGCAGTGTCCCGCACAGGGTTGCTTCGCCGCGATCCGGCTCCGCGGCGACCAGGAGCAGACCCGCGTCAACGTC from Nocardia wallacei carries:
- a CDS encoding NCS2 family permease produces the protein MSTDAQPRPESRLDSYFGVTRLGSTYKREIMAGTVTFLAMSYVLAVNPSVLGDRGQLGPLGIPTQAVFTATAVAAVFGTLVMGLWARYPVALAPGMGLNAFFAYSVVLGMGIPWEEALSGTFLSGVIFFVLAVTKVREKIIDAIPMQMKLAVGAGIGMFVAFLGLKNAGVVVASDATLVHLGDFTKGSTLLALFGLLLTVIFMVLGWHGAVLYGIVATTVVGIVSGLVELPDSVVAMPHGLDQTFGQALVHLPDAFTGQMAIVVLTMLFVDFFDASGTLIGIANQAGLLGPDGRLPRAAQALAADSVGTTAGAIIGTSTTTAYVESTAGVSAGGRTGLTAVSTAAWFLVAMFFFPLFAVVAGAPAVTAPALVVVGVLMARALGEIEWHKLEYAIPAFITVVMMPLTYSIANGIAMGLLFYPVVMVARGRGREVHWVMWVLMAVFLGYFFFLAE
- a CDS encoding DoxX family protein, which encodes MTAHTTTAPDQRTGDIAAADIGLLILRIVFGGLLFVHGAQKLFGWFDGMGWDATTSGFDQMGYNPGKFFGTLAGLSEMVGGGLLVLGLLTPLAAAIALGTMINAINATWHSGLFGGAEGPGYEMGLLFAVAAAALAFTGPGRYSLDNGRPWQRQGVVWGTGAVVLAVVAGVVTLILKWVL
- a CDS encoding ATP-dependent DNA helicase, giving the protein MPELPPVPTLLATAVEALGGAARKGQQTMAAAVAHSIDTTEHLAVQAGTGTGKSLAYLVPSLRHAVQTGRTVVVSTATIALQRQLVDRDLPRLAEALEQPLGRRARFAILKGRNNYLCLNKINSAVPDEPSDAELFDAFAVSRLGREVQRLNDWASDTETGDRDEVAPGVTDRAWRQVSVSSRECLGKSRCPFGTDCFAERARSESGQADVVVTNHALLAIDAISGIQVLPEHDVVVIDEAHELVDRVTGVATAELSTAAITAAAKRCAKLVDEQEVDRLEGAADAWHALLEELPPGRWDALPDGVSPVLALIRDAAWNLRTALAPPGVSAPQGDPESAAARNQAVAAVEEVHDTAVRALTAFEEPDPAVRRDVLWLSADEVRGVARRSLHMAPLSVGGLLRSRLFGTATVILTSATLQVGGSFDGLAVTWGLPPQSANRVDSALANGAEAPSDHAAVRWNSLDVGSPFDHAKSGILYVAKHLPAPGRDGMAPAALDEIERLIRAAGGRTLGLFSSMRAAKAATEVLRQRLDTPLLCQGDDATGALVRRFAEDAETSLFGTLSLWQGVDVPGPSLSLVILDRIPFPRPDDPLLVARQRAVESRGGNGFMAIAANHAALLLAQGTGRLLRSTDDRGVVAVLDPRLVTARYGAYLRASLPPYWETFDPEVVAKALQRLTATAPTPTGG